From the Lolium rigidum isolate FL_2022 chromosome 2, APGP_CSIRO_Lrig_0.1, whole genome shotgun sequence genome, one window contains:
- the LOC124686276 gene encoding 60S acidic ribosomal protein P2-2-like has product MRFVAAYLLATLGGNASPTKADVRAILGSVGAEVDEAKLEMLFREVDGKDLPALIAAGREKLAFASRGAAAATPAAAAGAAEEKKEKVEEKEEEEDEEDLDMFSLFD; this is encoded by the coding sequence ATGAGGTTCGTCGCGGCGTACCTGCTCGCCACCCTGGGCGGGAACGCGAGCCCGACCAAGGCCGACGTGCGCGCCATCCTCGGCTCCGTGGGCGCCGAGGTGGACGAGGCCAAGCTCGAGATGCTCTTCAGGGAGGTGGACGGCAAGGACCTGCCCGCCCTCATCGCCGCCGGCAGGGAGAAGCTCGCCTTCGCGtcccgcggcgccgccgccgccacccctgccgccgccgccggtgctgccgaggagaagaaggagaaggtcgaggagaaggaagaggaggaggacgaggaggacctcgacATGTTCAGCCTCTTCGACTGA